Proteins encoded together in one Amblyomma americanum isolate KBUSLIRL-KWMA chromosome 1, ASM5285725v1, whole genome shotgun sequence window:
- the LOC144122337 gene encoding uncharacterized protein LOC144122337 — MPHRPVTWLPPHQREESGRPKSGCGVTARCLKAGTSSVSMPKTTNWPPCGSVRDRQRQNELFSREKGISFDDECREILSEEWVRRRESLLIRRSLLEDELQLKDLETKQMNRITHAGHEIGPMWCSSEPSELQVEEEAVANVIPVTQWLDEERPPDDFEPETEVQVSAGWHPVIDFSFQAQQNEDFPGTSAANACHSRHASHKCSLSGSSLDEGQPKLLTSRSSVLDSNLCFLDPPSPSYLALPSIAARSAPKSDDEDTDAGVSAVEKPAQN; from the exons ATGCCCCATCGCCCAGTGACCTGGCTCCCACCACACCAGAGAGAAGAGAGCGGCCGTCCGAAGAGTGGCTGCGGTGTGACAGCGCGATGCCTGAAGGCGGGCACGTCGTCCGTCTCCATGCCGAAGACAACCAACTGGCCGCCTTG TGGCTCAGTCCGCGACAGGCAGCGCCAGAATGAGCTCTTCAGCCGTGAGAAGGGAATATCCTTTGACGATGAATGCAGGGAGATACTGTCGGAGGAATGGGTGCGCCGACGGGAGTCGTTGCTGATCAGGCGGAGCCTGCTGGAAGATGAGCTCCAGCTCAAGGACCTCGAAACGAAACAGATGAACCGAATAACCCACGCGGGGCACGAAATCGGGCCGATGTGGTGCAGCTCCGAGCCATCCGAGCTGCAGGTGGAAGAGGAGGCAGTGGCCAATGTTATACCTGTCACGCAGTGGCTTGACGAGGAGCGGCCTCCGGACGACTTCGAACCAGAAACCGAG GTACAGGTGTCAGCCGGATGGCATCCTGTAATTGACTTTTCGTTCCAAGCACAGCAGAACGAAGACTTCCCCGGAACTTCAGCAGCAAATGCTTGTCATTCCAGACATGCGTCACACAAGTGCAGTCTTTCTGGATCCAGCTTGGACGAGGGACAACCGAAGCTATTGACATCTCGGAGTTCGGTGTTGGATAGCAACTTATGTTTCCTCGACCCGCCATCCCCAAGTTATCTGGCGCTGCCTTCGATTGCTGCTCGATCGGCGCCCAAAAGCGATGACGAAGACACCGATGCAGGTGTCTCAGCTGTCGAAAAGCCTGCTCAAAATTAA